The window GCGCCGCCGAGGCCAGCGCGGACGCGTAGGCGAGCCGCTCCGCCGGGTCCGGGCACTGGGTGAACAGCTCCTCGAACTGGTCGATCACGATGACCGGGCGGCGACCGGCGGCGGCCGCCTCCGCGGCGAGCACACCCAGCCGGTGCGGCTCGGCACGAACCGCCTTGAGCAGGTCATCGTGCGGCACCTCGTGATCCGGCCCGGTCCGGTCGCGGCGCCGGGTCGCGGTCAGCGCATGCAGCCGGGTCACCAGGTCGGCCAGCGGGGACGGGCCGGGACTGGTCAGCACCCACGCCCAGGAGGTCGGCTCGTCACCGAGCGCCCCGGCCCCGAGTGCGGGCAGCAGACCGGCCCGCAGCAGCGACGACTTGCCGGCGCCGGACACCCCGGTGACGATCAGCGGCAGGCCGCCGACCGCCTGCTCGGCGAGCCGGCTGAGCAGCTGCGCGATCTGCGTCTCCCGGCCACGGAAGCGGGGCGCGTCCTCCGGCTGGAAACTGACCAGACCGGGGTACGGCGGAACGACTCCGCCGGGAATGTCGGCGGGCACCTCGTCTCCGGTCGGCAATTGCTCCCGGGTCACCTCGGCCAGGTGCCGCCGGACCTGCTCCAGCTGTCGGCTCAGCGCCAGGCTCTGCACGGCGAACTGCCGGCGCAGGTCGTCGACGCTCTGCCGAACCTCGTCGATCATCCAGCCGAGCTCGCCGACGCCCATCCCGAGTTCCCGGAACGCCGCCTCCAGCAGGTGCCGCAGCTCCTCGTCGGTGTTCGCCGCCTCGGTGATCGCGGCGCCGACCGCGTCCACCTCGCGCAGCACCCGGGAGACCTCCTCGTGCAGGGCCCGACCCCGCTCGTCGGCGGCCGCGAGCCGGGGCAGCAGGTCGGCGGCGATCGCGTCACGCCACTGTTCCTCGCTCCAGCCGGCCGCCTCCGGGTCCTGCGCGCGCAGCCGTTTCGCGGTCTCGTTCAGGGTGTCGGCGAGGTAGTTGCCACCCAGCCCGCCGAGCTGATCGAGCGCGACGGCGAAGGCGTCGGACGCACCGAGCCCGGCGCCGGCGACCGGGGCGACCGCCGAGGCGGTGAGAAAGGCGAGGATGGCGTACGGGCTGGCCGAGCGCAGTCCGGACCGGGTACGCCGGCCGGCCGCCCGGACCCAGGAGCGCACGCCGGCCCGGGCCCGCTGGATCGCGGCCGGCCGTTCGGGCTCACTCGGTCGGGGCTCGGTCAACACTCCTCCGTGGACATCGACGGAAGTCGCCGGACTCATGATGGCACCGGCGATCCACGGGATGACCCGCCCGAATCGGTGGGACTTTCGGCCCGGGTCGTGGCGCGGCTTCCGTGGGCCAATGGAGGTATGACCACCACGACCGTTTCGGAACAGCCGCCCAAGGTCGAGCCGGACCGCCGTTATCCGACACCCACCGGGGAGCCGTGCCCGTACGCGCTGCGTGCGGACGGGACGGTCGAGGGGGACGGGGCGTGCCGTGGGTGTGGCACGTGCCTCCTGGGGGCGGGCTGGTCGAGTTGACATTGGCGGACGGTGGGCGGCAGCCCGTACGGTGAACGGGTGGTCGATGCACTGAGTGGCACTGTGGACACGCAGCGTATGGAATCCGCCCGTCGGCCGTACGCCTGGTGGCCTGTCGGCCTGATCGCGTCAGCCGCCGTGCTACTGCTTCTGATCACCGCCGACGACTACGACTACCACCGCGACGAGTTGTACTTCCGGATCCTCGGCGAACACCCGCAATGGGGTTACGCCGACCAGCCGCCGTTCACACCGATGCTGGTCCGGCTCGGGATCGAGATGTTCGGCGACAACCTGTGGGCGATCCGGGTGCCGGCCGCCGCTCTGCTCGGGCTCACCGCGCTGGTGGTGGCGGCCATCGCCCGCGAGACAGGCGGCGGGACGGCCGCCCAGGCGCTCGCCGCGTCCGCCGTGTTCGGGGTCTTCCCGTTGTCGTCGGCGCACGTCACCTCGACCGCCACGCCCGACCTGCTGGTCTGGGCCGGTGTGCTGTTCTTCGTGGTCCGGGCGTTGCTCTGGGACCGCCCGTGGGCGTGGGTCGGCGCTGGGATCATGGCCGGGCTCGGCCTGTGGAACAAGCATCTCGTGGTCCTGCTCCTGGTCTGCCTGGCGGCGGGTCTGCTGCTGGCCGGGCCGCGGTCGGCGCTGCGGTCCCGACACGTCTGGTACGGCGTGGCCGCCGCACTGGTGATCGGCGCGCCGAACCTGATCTACCAGGTGCTGAACGGGTTCCCGCAGGCCGAGATGGCGGCGGCGATCGCGGAGAACAAGGGTGACGAGTCCCGGGTGATGCTGCTGCCGCTCCAGTTCGCGTTCCTGGCACTGCCTCCGGTGTGGATCGCCGGGCTGGTCGTGCTGGTACGCGATCCGAGGTTGCGGCGGCTGCGGGCGCTGGCGGTGGCGTACCCTCTGATGCTCGTCGTGGTGTTGATCTCGGCCGGGCAGCCCTACTACACCGTCGGGTTGCTGCTCGGGCTGTATGCGATCGGCGCGGTCGCGGTGGCCCGCTGGGCGACCGGCCGGCGTGGCCGTCAGACGCTGGTCGCCGGAGCGGCGGTGGTCATGTCGGCGGCCGCGGTGGTGTCGTCGCTGCCGGTGATCCCGGAGGAGGACCTGGCCGGGACGCTGCCGGCCGAGGTGAACCAGACGATCGCCGATCAGGTCGGCTGGCGGGACTACGTGTGGCAGATCGGCACCGTGTGGGCCGGGCTGTCGGCGGCCGACCAGGCCCGGTCCGTGCTGTTCACCGGCAATTACGGCGAGGCCGGGGCCCTCGATCGGTACGGTCCGTCACTGCGGTTGCCGGAGGTGTACAGCGGGCACAACACGCTGCACGACTACGGCCCGCCGCCGGACGCCAAGAAGATCGTGATCGCGGTGGTGGAGACGCCGCCCGAAGGGCTCGGGACCTGCACGGCCAAGACGACCCTGCGCAACTCGGCCGGCGTCGAGAACGAGGAGGTCGGCATCCCGGTCTACGTGTGCCGGATGGACCGCCCGTGGTCGCTGGTCTGGCCGGAGCTCCAGCACTACGACTAGGTGTTCCGACCACAGGCGTCGGTCAGATCTGGCGGTTTCGGCCCGCGGCCATGCCTGCGATGATCTGCGGGATCATCAGGGCGACCATCAGGGCCAGCGGGACCCGCCAGCCGCCGGAGGCGTCGTGCAGGGCGCCGATCAGGATCGGTCCCGGGATCGCGAACAGGTAGCCGATGCTCTGCGCGAACGCCGACAACTGCACCACCGTCGCGGGTGTCCGGCCGCGGAGCGCGATCATCGTGAGGGCCAGCGGGAACGCGGCGTTGACGACGCCGAGCAGGACCGCCCACACCCACGGCGCGGCGGCCGGATCGGCCCACAGCCCGGCCCAGCCGGCGATGCCGAACAGGCCGAGCACGAGGGCGATGCCGCTCTGGGAGCGGAGACGGCCGGCATACGACGACAGCACGAACGACAGCGGCACGCCGAGCAGGGAGGTGACCGCGAACAGGACACCGGCCAGGGCGGGGGACAGGCCCGCGTCGCGGTAGATCTCCGGGAGCCAGCCGATGATCACGTAGGCCGAGGTGGACTGCATGCCGAAGTACACGGCCAGGGCCCACGCCACCGGGTGGCGGCTCACCCGTACCGCGGAAGGGGTGTCGGAAGCGGTCGCGGTCTCGCGCGTGCGGGCCATCAGCAACCACGGGGGAAGGGCGAGCAGCGCGGCGAGGGACCAGCAGGCCAGGCCGAGCCGCCAGTCGCCGTCGAAGGCGCCGGTGATCGGCACGGTCGCGGCGGCGGCCGTGGTGGCGCCGATGTTGAGCGCCACCGAATAGAGGCCGGTGACGGTGCCCACCCGGTCCGGGAAGCGGTCCTTGACGATCGACGGCAGCAGCACGTTGACCAGCGCGATCCCGGCCAAGGCGACCGCGCTGAACAGCAGGAACAGCGCGGGGCCGCCGGCATACGGCCGAATCGTCAAGCCGACCGCCAGGAGCAGCAGGCCGCCGAGGACGACACGCGCGGAGCCGAACCGGCGGGCGAGGCGGGGCGCCGCGAGACCGATCGAGGCGAAACACAGCACGGGTACGGACGTGAGCAGCCCGGCCACGGTGGCGCTCATCCCCAGCCCGGCCCGGATCTCGGTGAGAACCGGGCCGATGCTGGTGACCGCGAGCCGCAGGTTGACCGCGGCGAGCAGCAGCGCCGTCAGCGCGAACAGCCCACCGGCCCGGGGCCTTGCCTGGATCACCACGCCATCAGGGTATCGGGTGACCGGCGTAACACTCCTTACAAGGTCGTCACGCGGCGGCGGCCGGCTCCTGCTCGCGCTCGACCTGTTCGTTCCACTCCCGCTTGCTGGACTGCCAGCCGTCCTCGTTCATCCCGCGCCGCCAGTAGCCGGAGATGGACAACTGGGACATCGGGATGCCGTGCTCGACCCGCAGGAAGCGGCGCAGGTCACGGACGAAACCGGCCTCGCCGTGCACGAACGCCTGCATCCGCCCGGCCGGGAACTCCAGACCGCGGACCGCGTCGACGAGCGACTCGCCGGCGTCCCGATGCAGCCAGGTGATCTCCGCGTCGGCCAGGGTCTCGATCTTCTGCTCCTCGGCGGGCCCGGCGACCTCGACGAACGCCCGCACCTTGGCGCCCTCGGGCATCCGCTCCAGGGCGGCGCTGATCGCGGGCAGTGCGCTCTCGTCACCGGCGAGCAGGTGCCAGTCGGCGGTGTCGTCGGGCGCGTAGCCGCCGCCCGGCCCCATGAACCGGATCACGTCGCCGGGCTGGGCCGCGGCCGCCCACGGGCCGGCGATGCCCTCGTCGCCGTGCACCACGAAGTCGACCCACATCTCGCCCGCCTCGGGCAGCCACTTACGCACCGTGTAGGTCCGGACGACGGGCCACGCCTCACGCGGCAGCGTCTCCCGGATGACACCCTGGTCGAACGGCTCCGGATAGGTGATCCCGGGCAGCGGAAACAGCACCTTGATGTAGTGGTCGGTGAACTGCCCGGCCTCGATCCGGGTCAGAGCGTCACCGCCGATCACGACACGCACCATGTGCGGGGTCAGCTGCTCCACGCGGGTGACCACACCCTCGTGGGCCGGTCGCGCGGGTCTGTTCGCCATGGACTGCACCTCACTGCCGGAAACGAGAACTGCCGGAAACGGGAACTGCCGATACTGCCGGTGAAAACGGATCTCGGCAGGTAAGGCTACCCTTATTTTGGCCGTTCTACCCGTCCGCCCCCGCTTTCCTGAAATTTCTCACCCGGTGGCTGATTTCCGCGGCGGTTCGGTGGATACGCAGCATAGAAGGCATCCGTCGGGGTCAGCGGACCGTCTCCGCAATCTGATCCTTCGGCCTTTGTGAGCTCATCCGGTACGGCCACGACTCGCCAGAAGCAACTACGCCGTCCCGCCTGTTCCGGGGCGACGGGGCTGCCCACTCCGACCGAAACGCCGCCGCCGGGCTGTTGCGGTGGTCCGGAACGCGAACGGCGGGCCGGACCGAGGTCCTGCCCGCCGTTCGGTGTTCGTGGCGCGGGGTCAGCGCCAGGTGTTGCGCGGCCGGCTCCGCAGCATGGCCGCTATCAGCAGGCCGATCAGGACCAGTACGGCGCCGCCGCCGATCCAGGCCAGGTTGCTGCTGATCAGGGTCGTCTGGCCGGCCTTGGCGGGCGGTTCGGCGACCGTGTCGGTGGTGTTCTCCGGCTCGTCGGGGGCGCCGTCACCCGGGTCGGCGGCCAGACCGGGACCGTCGGTCGGCTCGGGCTCGGAGTCGTACTCCGGCTCGACCGCCTGGGTGGTCTTCTTGGTCGTCGCCGGCTTGGTGGCGGTCTCCTCCGACTGGGAAGGTTCTTCAGAGTTTTCAGATTCCGCAGATTCGGACTTCGTCGAAGCCGGGGTCCTGGTCGGCGTCGGGGTCGCCTTGGTGGTGTTCCCCTTGGTGCCGGCCTCCGCCTCGTCGTCACTGTCCGTGGTGGTCGTGGTGTTGCGCGGAGTCGCGGTGACCACGGTGCTGTTCGGCTTCGCGGTCGCGGGCTTGGTGGCCGGCGTCGTCGGGGTCACCTCACCACTGTTGGTGTCGTTGCCCCCGTTGTCGTTCCCGCCGTTGTTGTTGCCCCCGCCGTTGTCGTTCCCGCCGTTGTCGCCACCCTGGTTGCCGCCGTTGTCGCCGCCACCCTGGTTGCCGCCCTGGTCACCGCCGCCGTTGTTGCCGCCTTGGTCACCGCCGCCGTTGTTGTTCCCGCCCTGGTTACCACCGTTGTTCCCGCCGTTGTTCGCGGCGCGGGCGATGACCCGGACGGAGTCGAGAGCGGGAGTCTGGTTGGCGCGCTCCATCATCGGGATCCGGTGCGAACCGTCACCGGCCCACGAGGAGCACTGGAACTCGCCCTCCTGGGGCAGCCCCGGCACCTGGATCGTGACGGTGTCCGGGTCGGCGCCACCCCGGCTGTCCTCGGTGGCCACGAAGAACGCCGGCACCGGCGCGGACTCGGGCGCCTCGTCGTCGTTGTTCAGGATCCGGCAGGCGGTGTGGAAGTGACCGCGGACCAGGCCGTTCTGCAGGACGCTGGACTCCACGTAGTAACCGCCCTGGCCGGCCGCGAGGAAGCGGTCCCGGATCAGGTTGCGGGTGCTGATCCGCAGCTGGAACGGCGTGTTGACGGCGACCTCGTCCGGCGCCTCGGTGATCAGCAGCGTGGGGTTGTTGGCGGCGACGCCCACCTCACCGAACTCGGTGGAGACGCACCGGTTGCCCTTCTGGAAGCCGTCGTGCGCCTCCAGGTCACTGTCCACGCAGGTGTCGGTGAGGATCGTCAGGTTGTTGCCGACGACCTTTCCGGCCCCGCTCTCACCGGCTTTGGTACTGGCGGCGGGCGTGTCCGCGGCGTTGGCGAACTGGGTGAAACCGATCACCCCGCCGATGGCGGTGATCACGGCGCCGGCGGCCAACAGCCGGGTACGTCGTTGCCCCGAGCTTCGCATGACGAGACCTTCTTTTCCCGATTCCCGGTCAATGACGGCGCCGGTTCCCGGCGCCGACCGACCAGACGTTAAGGGCGCGTCTCACAGAAAGCAATTCCGGAACCGGGTTCGCCGATTTCTTATGGCCGCCTTAAAGAAAATATGTAGGTCCGGCCTCGAACCTCAAGCATCCTCCGAACGGATGATGTCCGGGGTTCATGCGATCTCGAGAAAAAGTCTCTGACCAGGGATGGTAACTGATCGAACGGGAAGCGCCACTATCCGTCAGTGGGCCAGAAACCGCGCGCGGCATAGACGTCGCGCAACACCTCGATACGGTCCGTCATGATGCCGTCGACGCCCATGTCGAGGAGTCGAATCATTTCTTCCGGATCGTCGATCGTCCACACATGGGCCTGCAATCCGAGCCGGTGCAGATAGGTGAGAAATCGCGGAGTGAGCACGGTGACCGGGCCGTGCCGGACCGGGATCTGGACGGCGACCACCGACTCGGGCACGCGTAGCCGGAGACCGGCGGTCGAGGCCAGCCGCAGGCGGGTGGTGGCCCGCATACCGAGCGAGGTGGCCACCCGGGGCCCGGCGAGTGCGCGGACCCGGGTCAGTCGGGCGTCGCTGAACGAGGCGAGCAGCACCCGGTCCTCGGCGGCGGTGGCCCGCACCGCGGCGACGGCCGGCTCGGCCACGCCGTCGGCCTTGACGTCCACGTTGAAGCGGATCCCGGGCCAGGCGTCCAGCACCTCGTCGAGGCGGGGTACGGCGGCGGCACCACCCACCCGTACCGAGGAGAGGTCGGCCCAGGTCAGCTCGGCGACCAGAGCCCGCCGCCCGGCGACCCGGTCGAGCCGCTCGTCGTGGATGACGACCGGAATCCCGTCCGCGGTGGCGTGCACGTCGGTCTCCACGTACCGATAACCCATGTCGACGGCTCGCTGGAAGGCCTCGGCGGTGTTCTCGTCGCCGTCGGCGGCACCGCCGCGGTGCGCGAAGGCTAGCGGTCCCGGTGCGTCCAGGAACGGGTGGTTCACCGGGGCAGTATGCCGGGGCTTGTTGGTGTGGGCCAAAAGAGGTCGAATGGCGGTGACGGCGAAGAGGGGGCGCGATGTCCGGACCCACTGTTGTCATCATCGGCGCGGGGATCGTCGGGTGCGCGCTCGCCGACGAGCTGACCGGTCGCGGCTGGACCGGTGTCACGGTCCTGGATCGGGGGCCGCTCTTCGAGACCGGCGGGTCCAGTTCGCACGCGCCGGGGCTGGTCTTCCAGACCAATCCGTCGCGGACCATGTCGCGGCTCGCCCGGTACACCGTCGAGAAGTACTCCGAGCTCGGCTGCTTCTCGCCGGTCGGCAGTCTCGAGGTGGCGACCACGGCGGCCCGTCTCGCCGAACTCCACCGTCGTTTCGGCTTCGGACAGTCCTGGGGAGTCCCGTCATCCGTCCTGGATCCGGCCGCCTGCGCAACTCTCTACCCATTATTGGACAAATCATTAATTGTCGGCGGGCTTCATGTGCCGTCCGACGGACTGGTTCCGACGGTCCGCGCGGCCGAGGCGCAGGCCGCCCGAGCCACCGCCCGGGGCGCCCGGTTTCTCGGCGACATGACGGTGACCCGCGTTCTCTCCCGTGCCGGCCGGGTGACCGGGGTGGCGACCGCCGACGAGGAGTTCCCGGCGGACCTGGTGGTCAGCTGCGCCGGGCTGTGGGGGCCGGCGATCGGGGCGCTGGCCGGCGTGTCGATCCCGCTGCTGCCGATGGCGCACCAGTACGTCCGGACCACCCCGGCCGGCGCCGCCGACTCCCTGCCGATCCTCCGCCACCAGGACCGTGACCTGTACTTCCGCGCGCACGGCGACAGGTTCGGCATCGGCTCCTACCGGCACGAGCCGATGCCGGTCGACCTGGCCGACCTGCCCGGCGACGCGCACCCGTCGAAGCTGCCGTTCACCCCGGACACCTTCCGGCAGTCCTGGACGGCGGCCGGCG of the Actinoplanes sichuanensis genome contains:
- a CDS encoding glycosyltransferase family 39 protein, producing the protein MESARRPYAWWPVGLIASAAVLLLLITADDYDYHRDELYFRILGEHPQWGYADQPPFTPMLVRLGIEMFGDNLWAIRVPAAALLGLTALVVAAIARETGGGTAAQALAASAVFGVFPLSSAHVTSTATPDLLVWAGVLFFVVRALLWDRPWAWVGAGIMAGLGLWNKHLVVLLLVCLAAGLLLAGPRSALRSRHVWYGVAAALVIGAPNLIYQVLNGFPQAEMAAAIAENKGDESRVMLLPLQFAFLALPPVWIAGLVVLVRDPRLRRLRALAVAYPLMLVVVLISAGQPYYTVGLLLGLYAIGAVAVARWATGRRGRQTLVAGAAVVMSAAAVVSSLPVIPEEDLAGTLPAEVNQTIADQVGWRDYVWQIGTVWAGLSAADQARSVLFTGNYGEAGALDRYGPSLRLPEVYSGHNTLHDYGPPPDAKKIVIAVVETPPEGLGTCTAKTTLRNSAGVENEEVGIPVYVCRMDRPWSLVWPELQHYD
- a CDS encoding CynX/NimT family MFS transporter, which produces MVIQARPRAGGLFALTALLLAAVNLRLAVTSIGPVLTEIRAGLGMSATVAGLLTSVPVLCFASIGLAAPRLARRFGSARVVLGGLLLLAVGLTIRPYAGGPALFLLFSAVALAGIALVNVLLPSIVKDRFPDRVGTVTGLYSVALNIGATTAAAATVPITGAFDGDWRLGLACWSLAALLALPPWLLMARTRETATASDTPSAVRVSRHPVAWALAVYFGMQSTSAYVIIGWLPEIYRDAGLSPALAGVLFAVTSLLGVPLSFVLSSYAGRLRSQSGIALVLGLFGIAGWAGLWADPAAAPWVWAVLLGVVNAAFPLALTMIALRGRTPATVVQLSAFAQSIGYLFAIPGPILIGALHDASGGWRVPLALMVALMIPQIIAGMAAGRNRQI
- a CDS encoding siderophore-interacting protein, giving the protein MANRPARPAHEGVVTRVEQLTPHMVRVVIGGDALTRIEAGQFTDHYIKVLFPLPGITYPEPFDQGVIRETLPREAWPVVRTYTVRKWLPEAGEMWVDFVVHGDEGIAGPWAAAAQPGDVIRFMGPGGGYAPDDTADWHLLAGDESALPAISAALERMPEGAKVRAFVEVAGPAEEQKIETLADAEITWLHRDAGESLVDAVRGLEFPAGRMQAFVHGEAGFVRDLRRFLRVEHGIPMSQLSISGYWRRGMNEDGWQSSKREWNEQVEREQEPAAAA
- a CDS encoding glycerophosphodiester phosphodiesterase codes for the protein MNHPFLDAPGPLAFAHRGGAADGDENTAEAFQRAVDMGYRYVETDVHATADGIPVVIHDERLDRVAGRRALVAELTWADLSSVRVGGAAAVPRLDEVLDAWPGIRFNVDVKADGVAEPAVAAVRATAAEDRVLLASFSDARLTRVRALAGPRVATSLGMRATTRLRLASTAGLRLRVPESVVAVQIPVRHGPVTVLTPRFLTYLHRLGLQAHVWTIDDPEEMIRLLDMGVDGIMTDRIEVLRDVYAARGFWPTDG